ATGGCCCCTCCACCGCCTCCCGCGTGCTCCAGCCAGAACGGGGCCAGCACGAGCCGCGCGCAGCCCGACAGCCCCAACGCGAACATGGAACCCGTGGTGCCCAGGTTCCCAGCGAACAAGGTACCCAGCGGCGTTACGATCATGACACACTACCTCCGCCCCAAGGCGTTCTACGGCCGCCTCGTGAGAGCCGTCACCCCCAACTTGGTCGCGGAGGGCGTGGACGTCTTCGCCGTGAGCCCGGACGCGCTGCCCTTCCCGCCCAGCCACAGGAAGCCGAACGGGGAGGTGTGGGGCTACTTCTTCGCGGCCAAGCCCACCCCCAGTTTGCGGCCGGCGCACGGCGGCTGCTGGGTGGTGCAGTACGACGGCGAGAAGAAGTACCGCATCAAAAACGGGGAGGTCCTCGTATTCCGACGCAGGCTCAAGTTCCATGCGGCGCTGGTGGGCAGCGACGGCATGGTGGTGGGGTGGCAGCAGACACGGTGGCTGATGAAAGAGTATCGGATTAACAAGGCCGCACCCTCCGTCCGAAATGAGAAGAAAGGCCCAGGTGCCAACATAGACCTCGTGGTCCTCAAGGTCTTCACTGAGCCGATGATCcctccgccgccgacgccgccaccgccgccacctgcCTTGTTCAGCGTGAACGGGGGAGCCGGCCGCTCCATTGCCAGTGGTCCATCCGCCACTGCGCCCGCCGCCGACGTGGCCACCTGCCTGTCGCCGTAGCAGGTCTCGTTTCATCGTCCCAAGTCTGAACCGTGTATTTCTTCAGTAATGTTCTGGATCTGGAGGCATCTCCGTTTGCAGCATGAATCCGCTGGCATTGATCAGAAAACATTCACATCCCTACGGCCGTAAGGTTCtgtcaaagtgcaaagccctgtaCAGTACAACATTTTGATTTGCTTGCCCTTGTGGCCTTGTGTGATATACTCAGATATTGCTTGCAAGCACGTTTTGCCGCGCCATTTTTTTGCATTGGCGTATTGTTTCCCTTGTGGTGCATATAACAATTTTGATTTGGCCGCGTCACTAGGTGCCGGTATATACCTGTTTTTCCTTTACTAAACGATGTGAGAAAACACTCTTGCTTTGTACTCTTGGATGTGTTGAATTGTGTAGGCATACAGTTTTCTCTTGCTTCAGATTGCAATACTTGCGGATGACTATCTATTGCTGAATAGTTAGTAAATACAGAACATGGTAAGCCTCAGATCAACAGCTCTTTTTTagccatctagaagagggaacatATTCATCAATCATCGTCACCATCATATAAGAAATAATTCTATAAAATCAAACAATGAGGAACTTTTCCTTCAAATGGATGATATGACAACCTGCATGACAAAAATTaatatgttttcaatagaaggacCAAGGGTTGCAAACTGGTTTGCTACCATGAGCTCACTGAGAAAGTGTGTATACATCAGTCATAAGGACGAAACGTTTTCCTACCCTATCTAGGGTTTAGTGCTCCGGCGGCGCCTCCATCGCCCTGTGAGATTGTTCCGTGTCCGGCGGTGATCCTGCCTGGGTCTGGTCCCTTGATCGCCCAGGATCAAGTTCTCTGGTTCTTGTTTGTGTTCCTCTGTCGTCTCCTTGGTTCTTTTCTGGTCACGCCGGCTTCGGTTGGATGGCAGATCCGGGTCAGGATATGGAGGGCAGATCGGGAGGTAAAGAAGGCGAGATCGACGACATGCTGAGCCACCTAGAGCTGAACGATGAGGAGTTGGATGATGTGGTGGTCGATGTGGAGGCGGCGAAGGAGTATCGTAAAACGGCGAGGTGGCTTGCTATTGGTAAAGTTCAAACCTCCAGATCTTTTAGTTCAGAGGCTTTGTTTGAGAAGATGAAGAGCGTCTGGAGTTTGGCAAAGGACCCAGTTTGCCGGGAGGTGGGCGATAACCTGTTTTTATTCCAGATGTACTGTCTGGCAGATTGGAAGAAGGTTGTTCATCAAGGTCCCTGGACGTTTAGGGGTTGGGGTTTGCTAGTGGAGGATTACGATGGGCTCGGTGACCCAGCGGAGTTCGTGTTCAGTGGGTTGTTTGTCTGGGCTCAAATTCATGGAATTCCGGAGCTATACCggaaggaggaggtggtggatGACCTAGCCCGAAGGATTGGCAAGGTGAAAGAAGTTCAGATGGTACCTAAGTTGTTTTTTGAAGGAAATTATGTGAGACTAAGGGTCAGAATTGAGGTTGCTAAACCATTACTGAGGTTTGTCTCCCTTACTACCCCGGAGGGTAAGAAGAGGCTAGCGGTTAAATATGAAAAAATGCCGTTTTTCTGTAAGAGGTGTGGGCTTATAGGTCATGACCATGAGGAGTGCGGTGATGGGGTGTGGGAGGAAAAACAGTTGCAGTATGGTACGTGGATGCTGGCGACACGTAGGGCTAATTAACCAATGCCTGCTCCGCGTCAGTCCATGGATAGAGCTCGGTTTCGGGGAGGTTTTGCTGGTAGAGGGATGGCCAATAGCGCTAATGGGAGGAAAAGAAATTCTGAAGAAGCAGCCCTGACTGAGGAAGACGACGAGAAGGACACTGCCTCTAGTCCTGAAAAGCTGCCTCTTATTGATGATTCTACCAAGAACAATGCTGAGAGCGATGCAAGGAAAATGTTGGAGTTGGGCGGAGTTGAGCCGGTGGATGGAGTGGAGAAGATGGACACTAGCGGGGGGAGCGAGGCTGCTCCtgtacctccacctccacctgctTATATTAAGAATAAGGATAAGAAACAGCGAAAGGAGAATGTTATTGGAAACAACCTGGCACCATCGGCGGCCTCCCTCGAGGAGGACCGCCGGGCCTAATGTGTACTTTAGGCTGGAACTGTCGTGGGGCAGGGCAAGCCGCGACAGTTCGAGAGCTTGACTGCCTGGTGCAGTCTTATAAACCCTGCATTAttttcttgtgtgagactagacaGAGCGAGGAAAGAATGAGAAACCTTCGGTTCCGCCTCGGAATGGAAGGCTGCTACCAGGTTAAAGGTGTTGGGAAAGGAGGGGGTCTGGCTCTGTATTGGCAGGATGGCATTACGGTGGATCTCCTATCCTACAGTAATCGACATATAGATGTTCATGTCAGTGGAGGTCCCTATGTATGTAAATGGAGAGGTTCCTTTGTTTATGGTGAGCCAAAACCTTGCGATCGTCATCTTATGTGGACAAAAATGAGGCAACTGAAGAATAGATCCAATGAACCCTGGCTGGTGTTGGGCGACTTCAACGAAGCCATGTGGCAGGAGGAACATTTTTCTAAATCCAAACGATCAGAGAGACATATGGCGGAGTTTCGAGCGGTTTTATCGGACTGCGATCTACATGATATTGGCTTTTCTGGTACCCCCTGGACGTTTGATAATAAGCAGAGAGGAGATAGGAATGTTAAAGTCCGTCTGGATCGGGCGGTGGCTTCGCCGGCATGGTCTGATCGGTTCCCTGATTTTCGGCTACGCCATCTATCATCGTCTCGTTCGGACCATTGTCCTTTGTTGCTTTCAGAGGACCAACCTGCCTATGGTAGGCCGGAGAGACCTATACGTAGGTACGAGATTTGTTGGGAAAGAGAACCGTCCCTTGCATCGGCGGTGGAGGAAGCTTGGTCTAAGCGGGTTCCATGTGAGGATCTTGGCGACATAAATTCTGTGCTCAATGATGTGATGTCCAATCTGTATAGATGGAAATCTGATAAGTTTAAAAATTTCCCAAAGGAGATGGAGAAGAAACGTACTCTGATGGAGGATTTAAATACAAGATCTAATACTGCCAGTGAACTGGAGAAGACTAGATTAGCAAGAGAGATGGATGAGTTATTGTATAGAGAAGAAATGGCATGGCTACAACGTTCAAGGGTTTCTTGGCTTAGGGAAGGAGACAGGAATACCAAATACTTTCATCGGCAAGCTTCGAGGAGACATCGTAAGAACAGAATTCGGTTGCTTAAGCGGTCTGATGGCTCGATTACAGTTGATATGGCGGAGA
This region of Lolium perenne isolate Kyuss_39 chromosome 2, Kyuss_2.0, whole genome shotgun sequence genomic DNA includes:
- the LOC127329225 gene encoding uncharacterized protein At4g02000-like, translating into MEGRSGGKEGEIDDMLSHLELNDEELDDVVVDVEAAKEYRKTARWLAIGKVQTSRSFSSEALFEKMKSVWSLAKDPVCREVGDNLFLFQMYCLADWKKVVHQGPWTFRGWGLLVEDYDGLGDPAEFVFSGLFVWAQIHGIPELYRKEEVVDDLARRIGKVKEVQMVPKLFFEGNYVRLRVRIEVAKPLLRFVSLTTPEGKKRLAVKYEKMPFFCKRCGLIGHDHEECGDGVWEEKQLQYGTWMLATRRAN